ATTAAATCACTCTATGCTCACAGTTCATCCTTTGTAAATGTTATGTAGACATGTCAAACCTTATTATAATATGATAGTGTCAGAGGTCCATAAACGGTTCCCATATCCTCCCAAAGGCATCCCCATTATTCTTTAGGGTGTATGTATGTTGTTCCAGTCTTAAAGTTTCATTTAAGATTTGTTTAAACAAATTAAATGATGAGGGTCTTTGCTGATTCCAACTGAGTATTAGAGTGATTTCTGATGaggttatttaatatttttgttaaaactcATTGTAGCCAAAGCCCTCCTTCACTTAAGAACATATTTTTCCATGTTCCTCCTCAACATGTTGAGTGTAGTGCAAAATGATGTCTGTTCAGAGTGTGACACAGTGTCAGGATGTTTTTTAAAGAGGAGAACATGTATTTCATAGCTTCTCAAATGTTGGAAAGAGGTGAAGGAGATTTGATTTGAACCATTTCTAACAatgttactgaatatttttgcTGGAAAACCACATTGGATACAAGTTATTATCGGAAgaaaagtttttattttgttgtctaATATGTCTGGAAAAGGTTTTTAAATGATAAACCCAAAGGTgctgaaagaaaagacaaagtcTAGTCCAAATGCAAATAAAGTTTCTCAAATTAATCATCAGTTTTAGGCTTTTATCTTATCTGAGCAGCAGGAGCTTTACTCGTCTGATGAGGTTTTGGGGTTTGGTCAGAGGTAAACCAGCAGTCACAGTTCAGTTCCTTCCAGTGACCTTTTGAACGCTTGAGCGAAAGTCCAGCTGCACCCAAAGGATGAAGTCATCAGGAGAATGCTCCGCTTACAAGATCTGCGACACATTTTTACTGTGACCACTGCTATGAAGTGAGTCAGTGGAGCTGAGAGTGATGAAGAGTCTCAGAGGGAGCGAACATGTGGCTGTAACATAACCAGATAGTTTCACAGTGAAAGGGTCAAATACCTTCAACATGACTTTTTGAGCAGGTGCCTGTTTTTCCATTAATGATCTCTTGTTAACGTCCTCTGTAATGGGAACCGTGCAGTGCAGCCTAGTGTTCAGTCATCATGTTAGTCTGGATTTCTTTTTCCTAACAAGCTGGTGATCATTCTGGATCTGGGGTCAGTTTTCATTGTCTCTGGGAGTGATGAGAGGAATCAGGTTCATCTCAAATATTACACAACTGCAGATGCATCAAGGGAGTTGCtccacttttttttccacatcttgACAAATCATCAGCCCATTTCCCTATCGGCGATGAGAGCTAAAATAAGTGTTTAGCTACAAAAATGCATTAATGTTTATATTCCCTACTTTACTGCAACAAAAGTTTATTTAATCACCAACTTCTTTGTTATTTACACTCGTATACAAAGGTGGAGGAAGTAAAAAGCACTAATACTCTGTAAAAATcctccactacaagtaaaagttgTGTTTAGTTTAGAAAATGTCTGTATTATTAGCAAAATGTACTTAGAATTTGGAAAatggtcagtgtcagtgttttacgCTTGTATGTGATGTATTTAGATTAATTTTTTTCTGCTGCATTAATGCATATGTTAGATTTTCCTGCTGTAAATGTTTAAAGTTGAGCTCATTTCAACTACGTCATTTAATGTTTAGTTGAATCTACAGCAGTGCATTATATTCTATATGTTAACGTTACTGCCCTCTGAGAACCATGTATCTATAGAGTCAACTTTTCATGATGTCAGGAAAACAGCCcctttttcagctttgtgactTTGCATTTTCCAACAAAGGCTTAAGAaccttaacccagaaagacccagacctgcttttgtggcaatttgcaaataaatttctctctatatttactctttttaagtgatttatcaccacttattgtaatgttatcctctttatttagctttttttttttttttttttttagtaaaaatcaggtatttttctatatttgattcactgtcatgtaggtgttcataaaatttcagagtaaattcaaaggtatttatatcagaaatagagaaaactgaagataaagagactttttcagcaaaatataccattaactgaacataaaccaaccactgtcattgatccaactccatgggttttactggtgaatcattgttgtagaagatgacagtgtttccacagcaactacagagcctctgaacatctagatgggtcatatctgatgaccataaaaacatgacaaactgcattttaaaccaattatttacatgtattgcaaGGATTAATGGATTAGAAGTTggtaaacactttagatcagtagatgattttggtagccagtgactgtttgggtctttatgggttaacagagcACTTAATCcactcagtttatcacaaacattcaacTAGTGTTTGACCAATAGTGAATTTTTAGGCTTTCTataatggctatattttggagCAGGGAAAAGCTGATGGTTAACACATTAAATACTTAgcactgtaaagcctgaaccattaaattattgacagaaaattccagttctttgaaacgggAGCCTTTATTCGTCCTTCTGAAgaaccccccaattttttttttttcaatatcaatttcaatgtatgattttcaatttttatcatatttgatacatcgggtctcaatgctaaaatattattatttttgaacaaagaaaaaacataatgtgatgcaaacatgtctaacaaattggcaattccttttcaaaattggcaaagttctacctccttcctcacTAATGGctatcttgtagtgtcactggaaaggcctctggagaatgaattcctcccccctggtggattatctttgtattgcatgtatctaattgtatacatcaggtttttcaagaaaaaaatatcacactgatcatgtagagggcttcaaaactaatgtatcaaatatgttacGTTCGGCGCTATAGGGTtagataaataaatgtataaattgaTATGACTGAACATCAGCATCAaagtaataaatcaataaatctggAAATGAACATCAAACTGTCTTGTTTACAATTTTTGAGCTACTATTTTCTCTCAAAATTGTTAAAACCAGTTGGGAAGTCAAAAGTAAGCCATCGGCCACTGCTGGAACCAGATTCTGACGATAAGAAAATGTCTTATTTGCACAGATTAAATGGATAAATTGATGAATCGATAAATTGATGAATCTATGTCTGCAAAATTAGCACATTTGGAGATTTGTACACAGGAaggggatgaaaaactgtatctgaaaagtAACAGACCTCATGGAGTAAAAAGCATCAAATTTGCCACTGAAATGTTGATGGAAATGGAGTAGAGGTATGAAGGagcaggaaatgaaatgaaaatcttCAAGTAAACTAAGATCACCTCaaatttactcaagtaaaaggATTTAGTTACATTCCACCAGTGCTTATTTGATAGTAAAATAAACCTTATATTAGACATAATAGGTAAGTCATATATTTGTACCTGACAATTAGTTTTATTTCAGTgggcaggagctgaaatcaaatacccagataaaaatgaaaatataagccttccttctgcagctctctcgtCTCAGTCCAaaccaaaagactaaatatacaaACAGATTAACCTGACATTGTTTCCCGTTGTGTGAAAATTAAACATTTGTAAGCTTCTGAGCCAAAACATGAAGTAAAGCAGTAGAGTCTCAGCGATTTTTagcagtaattacagctgtcagcgATGTTGAAATTCTGCATCAAAGGTCAGATTTTCTACAACGTGAAAAACACACAGAAGGGTGTAGAATTTTGTTCCCTCTCGGACTACTAGAAATACAATATGATGAATGGTAGTTATTGATTTGGATCAGATATACCAAAAAGTGTCAAACTCTGCAAAggatatttttcaacatttactgATTAAACAATCGATTCAACTGTGAAAAACTGAAAAGATTCATCAAAAAAaaggacacacaggtgaagcttTATCTTTATGTAATTACTGCACACCTCCACACACTGAATGGAAATTGACTGATAACAGATCTGTATAGGTCGGTATAACAACAGTAGTTTAAAACAAGTTTTGTAAAGGGAAAATGCATTATGGGTATCTGAAACGAACAACTTCACCcatgctatagaaatctaatagGCAGTTACCCATCAGTCCAattcactttatttatatagcacatttaaactagaagaacgtttccaaagtgctacacatcatacaaacaataaaacaattaggaataatactaaaaacaataaataagtacataaaactacaggactgctctaaataacacaaaatcaaatagttaaaaagtaataaaatcaataaaagtaaattattaaataaataaaagactcaGAGGACCACACAGCTCACGCCATCAGTCACTAGTACCACAAACTTCTGCCAATACTGACAGGATGTAAAGTATTGTTGCCGTCGggtagaaacctcttatgtccaaaatcgttatttttcaggaaactggaaaaacattgTATATTCTAAGAAAATGAaaggagttaagagatgtagtcactcgctgttttcaacacttttcattagaCTTATGAGCTTTCCACCTGACAGCGACAATATGCTTTTGGTGCTGATTATTCAATCATATTTATTATCTCTAACTATCTCTAACCATGATATAGCCAATGTTTCAGTACAACCATGGCTGTTTTCCTTTCCTCCAACTCTTGATGCTGAATGTTGTCATGGCGATCATGATTATATTTATCAAATCACTCCAAACCGTGTCTTGTTTCATTTCACTAGAACCCTATTATCTTGtattctgttgaaaaaaaaaaaaaagctcctctGAGTAATTTCACAGTATTCATCACCTGGTGTTGTTACCACAGTTTCCTACAATTTCATTTAATGACTTTCTGTTTAAGTCAGACTGGGACTCTGTGAAACTTTTGGTATTACTTTCGATGACGATGAAAGAAACTGGTCTGTACATGAAAGTTACCACAAGTTGTGATGACTCTTATTTGAGTTCAGGGTGGTTCCTTGCTACAATCTTTGACGCAAACAAAGTCGTCTATGCAAATGCAAATGTCACAGAGGAGGAAAATTGATTATTATCACGCTATTGACTGAATATCTCCAGGATGTTTCCCTGTTAGATTATCTGTATCCTTGTCACGTTATAGTTTTTGCAGAAGTGTTTTTTTCCTCACTTTATTGTCACGACTGGTCCATATCCACAGCTAAAACCTGCAGAGGAAACCAAACAACTCTTAGCAACACTTCTGTTTTCTTCACTGAGCTCATTGTTGCTGTGAGCCGTCACATCTTCTCATCTCATTCTTTCCCTATCATCTGGGAAGTGCACAGTTTTAATTGTTCAGCTGTCTGGCAGCCATAAAAATAGATGAAGCTTTACACTGTGTGCACAGAGGTAGACATTCTCACACTGAGCTCAGACACACTGGTTTATTCTCTGGAAGCCGCATACGTACCACTAACTCAAAAACAATTCTGAGGAAGTGTGATGAGAAAAACACATCCTGATCTTCACACGCTGCCTGCTTCTACATGCACATGAACTTACTGAGTAATTCTCTCACACATTTCGTTGCATCAGCGTTCTGGCTCAAAGGAATTTCCCAGTTTCATTTTAGAAGAAGAGAAAGACCGCAGAGGTCCTCAGGTATTGGTTTCAAGTCACATCCTGTGCAGCTGTAGCAGAACCCAGCTGATTATCTGAAGCATGTGGTgatgttttagaaatttaaagcCCAGTGAAGgaattttggtgttttttcaaatatttgcATCAGTTTCAGATCACATCTCCACATATCCTGCTACTACAACATGTCATATGCATACAGTGGATTTAACATTTCATAAATCCTAAAATATGCCTTTTGATTGTATGTAAACATCACACTAACCTCTCATTTGTCTCTGTGTGCAGGTCTGTGTGGCAATTCAGAGTTTTGGAATTCCGATTTGGATGTTTGTGTACCGTGTGCATCATGCAAGCAATACCCAAAAACCCCATCATGCAACACATGTAAGACAGCTGACATCTGAACTCATGCCACCAGTGAAAGGCGTATTCACTCGGTGTTAAATGATCCTTTGTTCTTTTTAAAGGTAAATCTGTTGATGAGACACCTGATGTGTGGAAACTGGCTGCCATCACCAGTTTCTCAGTGTTGGCTGTCGTGTTGGTCGGGGCTGCGTTAATTATTGGAGTCATGGTTCATCGACGCAAATCGCACAAACGGCCTCTACGTGGTGaggttttttaaatttatttatatttaattatttatatttttattgatgcaGTAGATGTAATTGCAGCTGAAAGTGGAAGGCATGACTGCATTAGAGACTCTTCAATATACAGAAACTAAAATATTGGCAGTTTCTCAAAGTCAAGGAGGAAGTTTTGTGGTAAGATTGTACCGATGTCTAGAATGTGTCTGTGGAACCTCTGTGGAAAcctctattattatcattacattattatttacattgtattgcacatttcatacaaaaagtCTAGTAGATGTGGTTATGCATAGATAAAaggaac
The nucleotide sequence above comes from Sphaeramia orbicularis chromosome 19, fSphaOr1.1, whole genome shotgun sequence. Encoded proteins:
- the si:rp71-1c10.7 gene encoding tumor necrosis factor receptor superfamily member 12A → MASNALCALCGLIIAAVTNFHGVNAQKSLCGNSEFWNSDLDVCVPCASCKQYPKTPSCNTCKSVDETPDVWKLAAITSFSVLAVVLVGAALIIGVMVHRRKSHKRPLREPIEETAGPLYQA